One Myxococcus stipitatus genomic window, CTTCTTCAGCAGCGTGTTGATGGCGTCCGCGGGCGCGATGGTGAACTCCACCGGCTTGCGCGCCGCCTGCGCGTACCCGGTGATGCGGCCCAGGATGGTGCGGCCCTCGGCCTGCGCCTTCTCCTCGCTCATCAGCACCAGCGCCGCGGCGCCGTCGTTGATGGAGGACGCGTTGGCCGCCGTCACCGTGCCGTCCTTCTTGAACACCGGCTTGAGGCCCGGGATCTTCTCCGGCTTCGCGTTCTTGGGACCCTCGTCCTCCGACACCGTCACGGCCTCGTCCGGCTTCTTGCCGGGGACCTGCACCGGGACGATCTCCGCCGCGAACAGCCCGTCCTTCTGAGACTGGATGGCGCGCCGGGTGGACTCCAGCGCGAACTCGTCCTGCTGCGCGCGGCTGATGCCCTGCGACGTGGCGCACTCCTCGGCGCAGTTGCCCATGTGGACGTTGCCGTACACGTCCCAGAGGCCGTCGAGGATCATCGCGTCCTTGAACTCCACGTTGCCCATGCGCGCGCCGCCGCGCATCGTGTGGCTGACGTAGGGCGCGTTGCTCATGGACTCCATGCCGCCCACGACCACGACGTCCGCCTCGCCCAGGGCGATGGCCTGCGCGCCCGCGATGACGGCCTTGAGGCCGGAGCCACAGACCTTGTTCAGCGTGGTGGCGGGGACCGTCTCCGGCAGGCCCGCGAACAGGGTGGCCTGGCGAGCGGGCGCCTGGCCGACACCCGCCTGGAGCACGTTGCCCATGATGACCTCCTGGACCGTCTCCGGCTTCACACCCGCGCGCTCCAGCGCCGCCTTGATCGCCACCGCGCCGAGCTGCGGGGCCGTCAGCTTGGAGAGCGCCCCCTGGAAGGCGCCGATGGGAGTACGGGCCGCGCCCACGATGACGACGTCACGAGCCATGAAAACTGCCTCCTCTTGAGGATGTGCGGATGAGCTTCGATAACAGCGGCGGTCGCCCTTATCACCGGGCGTTCCTCGGAGTTCAAGCGTCCTCGCTCGGCGCCCGGACGAGAGCGTCCACTGCGCGCGACGCGCTGCGACAGCCGCCGTAATCCCCCGAAGTCACTCACTCCCGAGCGCCCCACGTCCACCATCCGACCGGTCGGGCACCTGAACGGCGCATCATGTTCATATTTGACCTCGAAGTACAAAACCGGCTATCAGCCCGGGGCATGGCACGACCGAGGAAGTTCGAGGCGGACGACGCCGTGCGCCGGGCGATGGAGGTCTTCTGGGAGAGGGGCTACGCGGCGGCGACGCCCCAGGAGCTGGGCGAGCGGATGGGGCTGGGGCGCGGCAGCCTCTACAACGCGTTCGAGAGCAAGCAGCACCTCTTCGAGCGCGCGCTCCGGCACTACCACGCGCACGAAGCCCCCAAGCTGCTCGCGCTCTTGCGCCCACCCGGCTCCATCAAGGAACGGCTGCGGGCGCTGTTCCTCGCGGTTATCCAGGCGGACGTCGGGGACCCGGCGCGCCGGGGCTGCCTGGCCATCAACACCGCCATCGAACTGGCCGGGCGCGACGCCGCCGCGGCCCGACTCGCCTCCGAGATGTTCGCGCGCACCGAACAGCACTTCCTGGAGCTCGTCGAGGAGGGCCAGCGCACCGGCGAGGTCGACGCCTCGCGCGACGCGCGGGCCCTGGCGAGCCTGCTCCTCAACCACCTCACCGGCCTCCGCGTGCTCGGAAAGACGGCGGAGGACACCACCCGCCTCACCCGTATCGTCGATGAACTCCTGAGGATCCTCTGACCATGGCCCCCTTCCGTCCCCTCCTCCCGTCGCTGCTCCTGCTCTCCCTCGGCGGCGCCTGCGCGCACCACGCCGAGCCCTCCGCCGACGCCGCCCAAGCCCCCCAGGAGCGCCCGGCGTCCATCCGCCTCTACACGCTCGACTGCGGCCGCATCGACGTCCACGACATGGGCTTCTTCGCGGACGGCAGCCACCCCAACGGCCAGCGCGGGACGATGTCCGTCCCCTGCTTCGTCATCCAGCACCCCCAGGGCGTGCTCCTCTGGGACACGGGGCTGGATGACGCCATCTCGAAGTCCCCGGAGGGCGTGGTGGACCCGGTGGGGCCGCGCTTCTTCGTCCACGCCACGCTCCAGGCGCAGCTGGCGCGGCTGGAGCTGTCGACCTCGAACATCCGCTACGTGGGCTTCTCCCACCTGCACGCGGACCACGCCGGCAACGCCAACGCGTTCTTCGCGTCCACCTGGCTCGTCCAGCGCAAGGAGCTGGAGTGGGCCACCGCCACGCCCGCGCCGCTGGGCGTGGACCCCACCAGGTTCTCCGCGTGGCGCCAGGCGAAGGTGGAGCTGCTCGACGGCGACCGGGACGTCTTCGGCGACGGCACCGTGCGCATCCTCTCCACGCCCGGCCACACGCCCGGCCACCAGTCGCTCCAGGTGACGCTCGCGAAGACAGGGACGCTGGTCCTCTCCGGAGACCTCTGCCACCTGCGTGAGAACTGGGAGCACGACGGGGTGCCCGGCTTCAACACCAGCCGCCAGGAGACGCTGACCTCCATGGCGCGCGTCCGGTCGCTGGTGAAGGACACCCACGGGCGCTTCGTCATCCAGCACGTGCCGGAGGACTTCGCGTCGCTGCCGGAGTTCCCCGCGTACCTGGAGTAGCCGCTGGCTGAAACGGCAACGGCCGGGCCCCCTTTCGGGAACCCGGCCGTCACGCCGTGAGGCAGCCGACTCGAAGGACTACTTCTTCGTCAGCTTGCCCATCACGTCGCCGAGGCGCGCCTTGGAGCCTTCCGCCTGCTTGCGGAGGTACTCGCGGTAGTCGTCGCCCTCGCCGATGAGCGCCTTCATCGACAGCGCCACCTTCCGGTCCGGGGTGTTGATGTCGATGATCTTGACCTCGACCTCCTGGCCCTCCTGCACCACGTCACGCGGGTTCTCGACACGCTCCTCCTTCAGCTCGGAGACGTGGACGAGGCCCTCGATGCCCGGCTCGATCTCCACGAACGCGCCGAAGTCGGTGACCTTGGTGACCTTGCCCTTCACGCGGCTGCCCACCGGGACGCGCTCGGACAGCGTCTCCCAGGGGTCCGGCTGCAGCTGCTTGATGCCCAGGCTGAAGCGCTCGTTCTCGACGTCGATGTTGAGGACCACCGCCTCGACCTCGTCGCCCTTCTTGAACATCTCGCCCGGGTGCTTGATGCGCTGGGTCCAGGAGATGTCGGACACGTGCACCAGGCCGTCCACGCCCTCCTCGACACCGACGAACACGCCGAAGTCGGTGACGTTGCGGATCTGGCCCTTGATGACGGAGCCGATCGGGTACTTGTCCTCGAGCAGCGTCCAGGGGTTCTGCTCGATCTGCTTCATGCCCAGCGCGATGCGCTTGGCCTTCGGATCGATGTCCAGGACGACGGCCTCCACCTCCTGGCCGACCTCCAGGATCTTCGACGGGTGCTTGAGGCGCTTGGTCCAGGACATCTCGGACACGTGCACCAGACCCTCGACGCCCTGCTCGATCTCGATGAACGCGCCGTAGTCGGTGATGCTGACGACCTTGCCGCGCACGCGGGTGCCGACCGGGTACTTCTCGTCGGCGCGGTGCCACGGGTCCTCCTGGATCTGCTTCAGGCCCAGGCTGACGCGCTCCTGCGTCGGGTCGAACTTGAGGACGACGACGCGGACCTCGTCACCCACGTTGAACATCTCGCTGGGGTGACCGATGCGGCCCCACGACATGTCCGTGATGTGCAGCAGGCCGTCGATGCCGCCCAGGTCGATGAACGCACCGTAGTCGGTGAGGTTCTTGACCACGCCCTTGAGGACCGCACCCTCCTTGAGGTTCTTGAGGGTCTCCTTCTTCATCTCCTCGCGCTGCTTCTCGAGGAGCACGCGGCGGCTCAGGACGATGTTGCCGCGCTTCTTGTTGAACTTGATGACCTTGAACTCGAATTCCTTCGAGATGTACTGGTCGAGGTTGCGCACAGGGCGGATATCGACCTGCGAGCCGGGGAGGAACGCCTTCACGCCGATGTCGACGGAGAGGCCACCCTTCACGCGGCCCACGATGGTGCCCTTGACGATCTCGTCGCGCTCGCAGGCGGCGCTGATCTCGTCCCAGATGCGCATCTTGTCGGCCTTCTCCTTGGAGAGGACGACCATGCCGGTATCGTTCTCACGGCTCTCGAGGAGGACCTCGACCGGGTCGCCCGCCTTGACGGAGACCTCGCCGCGGGGATTGGTGAACTCGGAGATCGGGACCTGGCCCTCGGACTTGTAGCCGATGTCGACGATCGCGTAGTCCTTGGTCACCTGGACGACGGTGCCCTTGACGATCTCCCCTTCCTTCAGGATGCCGTCGCCACCGCGCTCCTTGAGCGACTCCTCGAACATCGCCGCGAAGTTCTCTTCACCGGCGTCGGTCTCGACCTGCTGGTTCACATTCTGCTGCATGGAGTTGGAAGTCCTTTGAAACGGTACAGCTGCCCCCTGATTCGGAATGGACGCGTTCTCCTGCGGGGAGCAACCGGAGGCCGCGGGTGTCCCCACCTCGGGGACATTGAACTGTTGAGTGAAGCCGCGCACCCTAGACACCGGTTATTCCGATAGTCAAGCAAGGGCGTGCCCCATGTGGTGATCGGTGGATGCCCTACCCCGTCCGTGTCAAGGCGTCCCGAAGCAATCCGCTCGCCGTGAAGCCTGGCCACCGGCCGCTGCGTGAGCCCGTCCGTCCCTCCCGGGAGGACCGCCTCGACCTCGAAGCCGCCCTCCGGACCACCGCGTTGGTGCGTGTGCGGGATGTGGCGGCGAAAATCCACGAAAATGCGACGCCCGCCCGCCGGAGCCGTTCCGGACGTGGGTCGAGGCCCACGATCCCTGGGGTCGGCGTGAGTCATGGGGGAGGTGCGCCCGGGGGGGTGGACTGTTCCCGCACGCCGTCGGCCGTGGGCCTCAGCCCTTCCTCTTCCGCGGCTGTCCGCCTGGTCGCCCGGAGTGCGGGGAATCACGGATAGGCGTAGAGTCGCCCGCTCGCCGTCCCCCACCGTTCCCCGGGATGACGTCCCGGGTCTCCCCAGGAACCTCTCGATGAGACGTTGGAGCCTCGCGCCCGTGGCCATGCTGCTGGCCCTCCTCGGAGCCAGTCCGGAGGGCGCCCGAGCGAGCGGCCCGGACCGGGGGACGCTGCGGCTGCCCTCGTCGCGGGAGCTGGAGGTGCTCGTCGTGGAGGGCGCGGCCAGCGGGAGCGGCGCGCACACCCTGGGGTGGCTCTACTACGACGAGCTGGTGACCCGCGGGTATGTCGACGTGCGAGACCCCGCGGACCCGGCGGATGACGTGCTGGTGGACGCCGATGGGAACGGGGTGGCGGACTTCCACGACGACCTCTTCAACCTGAACCCGGAGCGCCCCTATGTGGGCGAGGGCTCCCGGTGTCTGCCGGAGCAGACCTTCTTCCACACGCTCCCGGACGGGCGGGTGGCGCGCTTCCGGGCGCCGGAGCTGCTGACCGGGGCGTGCGCGCAGGGCCCGGATTACGAGCCCGGTGTGGGCCCCCGGCGCTGGCCCGTGGGGGACTGGAGCCTGCCGTCGCACCCGGGAGGCGCCGTGGTGGGACGGACGCCGAGCGCTGAGCCCGGTCTGCTGGTGGGCCCCGGGGCCTCGTCGGTGGAGCGCTTCAGCGACCGTGGCCTGTTCCCGCGTGTCCCGAACCTGCTGGAGCCCGCGGATCCACTCAATGGCGGCCAGGGGCTCGGGCACCTCGTGGCGCCGCGCGCGGTCGATGGACAGGGACGGTTGCTCCCCGGGAGCGACCCGACCGTGGATTCGGGCGAGGCGGGGCGCCGGCTGCGCCTGGGGCGGATCGACGCGAACCGCGAGGTGGTCTTCTTCCTCGTCGCCCAGGGGACGCAGCGCCCTGGCATGTCGGCGGACGCGTGCCTCGTCCCCTACCGCGGCCCGTCGGGCTGGATGGAGTGCTCGCTGTGGGCGCACGGGGACACGCAGGTCTACTTCTCGAAGACGCTGCTCAACCTGGACCTGCACCAGTTGCCGGATGAGCGGCTCGCGACGAAGAACCTGGGGACGGAGTGGCTGAGCGCCGCGGGGTACCGCCGGCTGGGCTCGGCGGCGTATGGCGGCATCGTGGTCGAGCAGACGGTCCAGGAGGTGCGGAGCCAGGGGGAGCGCAGCCCTCACGTCATCCTCCGCTCGCCGCGCTCCCGTCCGGATGTCGTGCTGCTGGGCTTCGAGGACAGCAGCGCGGGCGGGGATCGCTCCTTCAACGACGCCGTCTTCCTCATCGAGGGCCTGGGCCCGGCCGCCACCCTCGTCACCATCGAGACGGATCCCAATCCCAGTCAGCCGGGGGCCTTCGTCAAGGTCACGGTGCGGGTCACCACGCCCGAGGGCGCCCCCGTCAGCGATGGAGACATCTCCGTCTACATCGACGGCGTGTTCCAGGCCTCGCTGTCCCTCGCATCCGATGGGACCGCCAGCATCTCCTTCACACTGCGGGCGGGCACCCACGTCATCACCGCAGAGTACAGCGGCGTCGAGGGCAAGTACGAACCCGGCGTCTCCGACGACTACTACCAGGAGGTCGGAAGCAGCGATGGCGGGAGTGGTGACGGGGGAAGCTCGGACTCGGGTGTCGACGCGGGCTCGCCCGATGGCGGGCGCCCCGACTCCGGCACGGGGGATGGAGGAAGCGATGCGGGCACTGACGCCGGCTCGCCCGACGGAGGGCGCCCGGACTCCGGGACCGTGGACGGTGGCTTCGATGGAGGGAGCGACGCCGGCACCGCGGACGCTGGCATCGATGGAGGAACCGATGCAGGCACTCCGGACGGAGGTAGTCCCGATGGAGGCAAGCCCGACGCGGGCCCTGTCGATGCGGGAACGAGCGATGGTGGCTCCGATGCCGGGACTGGCGACGCGGGGAGCACGGACGCGGGCACGAGCGATGCCGGGACAGGTGATGCGGGCACCGTGGATGGTGGCTCCGGTGACGCGGGCAGCACGGATGCGGGCACCGTGGATGGTGGCTCCGGTGACGCGGGCAGCACGGATGCCGGGACGGACGGTGGTGTCCCCGGCGGCGATGCTGGCAGCGCGGATGGCGGCGCTGGCGAGAACGACGGTGGTGTCCCCGGAGCCGATGCTGGCAGCGACGACGCGGGCAGTGACGCGGGAGCCTCCGACGGAGGCGAGGACCCCGACGCGGGCAGCCCCGATGCCGGCACACAGGGCGACGCGGGCGTGGACTCCCCCGATGATGAACCAGGGCTCCCCCGTGATTTGACGGTGACGGGCTGGGGCTGTGCGGCGAGTGATCCGAACGGGATTCCGCTCGGGTGGCTGGGCGCGAGCCTGGGGCTCATGTTGCGCTTGTGGCGCCGGCGCTCAGGCGGCTGAACCGGCTCGCTCCCGGAGGAGCCGTGCGACTCCTCCGGACAAGCCCTCGGAATAGGGAGGGCTCCCCGGCACAACGGTGGCCCACGAGGCTTCGCACGAGACGGTCCGCGCGGAGCCGGAGGATGCGCGCGCCGAAGGCGCAACGGCGGCCCACGGCCTCGCCTAAGGCGTCTTCCAGTCCCCGTAGCAGCCCACGAGTCCGCAGTTCGGACACCGGCCCGCGACATAGAACCAGCGGCTGTCCGTGGTCCCCGCGTAGAAGGACACCCCCGTGAGCAGCTCGAACACCGCGCCGCCACAAGGGCACTCGCACCTCAGCGGAGCCGCCTGGTCGAGGAACTCCTCGCAGTCCCCGAGGGCCACCACGAGAGAGCACCGGGGGCAACGCTGCGCCCCCACGCCCTCGACATCATCGATGAGCAATTCGAGGACCTCGGCGCCGCACTCGCACAGCAGGGCCTCCATGCGGTCAACGGCATAGGGCCCCTCCGCGCTGAATCGCTCGAGGAACGGGCGGAGGTCCACCCGGGAGTCGCCGTGGAAGTACTCGCCCTTCCTCGTCAGCGCCATCGCTCCACGTCCCTTCTCCCCGAGCGGCGCCGTCGCCTGGAGGCGCCCTTCAGCCCAGCAGCCGGAAGCTCTCGCGGGCGATGACCATGCGCTGCACCTCGCTGGTGCCCTCGTAGATGGTCTGCACGCGGGCGTCGCGGAAGTACCGCTCCACCGGGAACTCGTCGATGTAGCCGTAGCCGCCGTGCAGTTGGACGGCCTTGTCGCAGACGCGGTTGCTCGTCTCGCTGGCGAACAGCTTCGCCATGGACGCCTCGCGGCTGAAGGGCTGCTTCAGGTCCTTCAGGTGCGCCGCGCGCAGCGTCAGCAGCTCGGCCGCGTCGATCTGCGTGCGCATGTCCGCGATCATGAACCGGGGGCCCTGGAAGTCGCCGATGGCCTGGCCGAACGCCTTGCGGTCCTTCACGTAGCTGACCGTGGCCTCCAGCGCCGCGCGGGCCACGCCACACGCCTGGGACGCGATGCCGATACGACCGCCGTCCAGCGCGACCATCGCCAGCCGGAAGCCCTGCCCCTCCGCGCCCAGCAGGTTCTCCGCCGGAATCACGCAGTCCTCGAACGTCAGCGCGACCGTGTTCGAGGAGCGCAGGCCCATCTTGTCCTCGTGGCGGCCCACGATGAGGCCCGGCGTCCCGCCCTCGACGATGAAGCAGGACAGGCCCTTGTTGCCGGTGGGCGCCGTGCGCGCCCAGACCACCATGACGCCCGCGTGGGCGCCGGAGGTGATCCACTGCTTGCTGCCGTTGAGGACCCACGAGTCCCCCCGGCGAACAGCCGTCGTGCGCAGCGCGCCCGGGTCCGAACCCGCGTGCGGCTCCGACAGCGCGAATGAACCCGCCACCGCCTCGCCGGAGGTCAGCCGCGTCACGTACTTCTCGCGCTGGGCCTCCGTGCCGAAGGCGTTGATGAGCTCGGCGCACATGTTGGTGACGGCCATGGCCACCGACGTGGACGCGTCCGCCGCCGCCATCTCCATCATCGCCAGCGAGTACGAGACGGCGCCCGCCTCGGAGCCGCCGTA contains:
- a CDS encoding 30S ribosomal protein S1, giving the protein MQQNVNQQVETDAGEENFAAMFEESLKERGGDGILKEGEIVKGTVVQVTKDYAIVDIGYKSEGQVPISEFTNPRGEVSVKAGDPVEVLLESRENDTGMVVLSKEKADKMRIWDEISAACERDEIVKGTIVGRVKGGLSVDIGVKAFLPGSQVDIRPVRNLDQYISKEFEFKVIKFNKKRGNIVLSRRVLLEKQREEMKKETLKNLKEGAVLKGVVKNLTDYGAFIDLGGIDGLLHITDMSWGRIGHPSEMFNVGDEVRVVVLKFDPTQERVSLGLKQIQEDPWHRADEKYPVGTRVRGKVVSITDYGAFIEIEQGVEGLVHVSEMSWTKRLKHPSKILEVGQEVEAVVLDIDPKAKRIALGMKQIEQNPWTLLEDKYPIGSVIKGQIRNVTDFGVFVGVEEGVDGLVHVSDISWTQRIKHPGEMFKKGDEVEAVVLNIDVENERFSLGIKQLQPDPWETLSERVPVGSRVKGKVTKVTDFGAFVEIEPGIEGLVHVSELKEERVENPRDVVQEGQEVEVKIIDINTPDRKVALSMKALIGEGDDYREYLRKQAEGSKARLGDVMGKLTKK
- a CDS encoding Ig-like domain-containing protein: MRRWSLAPVAMLLALLGASPEGARASGPDRGTLRLPSSRELEVLVVEGAASGSGAHTLGWLYYDELVTRGYVDVRDPADPADDVLVDADGNGVADFHDDLFNLNPERPYVGEGSRCLPEQTFFHTLPDGRVARFRAPELLTGACAQGPDYEPGVGPRRWPVGDWSLPSHPGGAVVGRTPSAEPGLLVGPGASSVERFSDRGLFPRVPNLLEPADPLNGGQGLGHLVAPRAVDGQGRLLPGSDPTVDSGEAGRRLRLGRIDANREVVFFLVAQGTQRPGMSADACLVPYRGPSGWMECSLWAHGDTQVYFSKTLLNLDLHQLPDERLATKNLGTEWLSAAGYRRLGSAAYGGIVVEQTVQEVRSQGERSPHVILRSPRSRPDVVLLGFEDSSAGGDRSFNDAVFLIEGLGPAATLVTIETDPNPSQPGAFVKVTVRVTTPEGAPVSDGDISVYIDGVFQASLSLASDGTASISFTLRAGTHVITAEYSGVEGKYEPGVSDDYYQEVGSSDGGSGDGGSSDSGVDAGSPDGGRPDSGTGDGGSDAGTDAGSPDGGRPDSGTVDGGFDGGSDAGTADAGIDGGTDAGTPDGGSPDGGKPDAGPVDAGTSDGGSDAGTGDAGSTDAGTSDAGTGDAGTVDGGSGDAGSTDAGTVDGGSGDAGSTDAGTDGGVPGGDAGSADGGAGENDGGVPGADAGSDDAGSDAGASDGGEDPDAGSPDAGTQGDAGVDSPDDEPGLPRDLTVTGWGCAASDPNGIPLGWLGASLGLMLRLWRRRSGG
- a CDS encoding acyl-CoA dehydrogenase family protein — encoded protein: MNLELTETQTLIRETARKFARERVAPLARELDRQERFPTELFKALGELGLLGVNIPSKYGGSEAGAVSYSLAMMEMAAADASTSVAMAVTNMCAELINAFGTEAQREKYVTRLTSGEAVAGSFALSEPHAGSDPGALRTTAVRRGDSWVLNGSKQWITSGAHAGVMVVWARTAPTGNKGLSCFIVEGGTPGLIVGRHEDKMGLRSSNTVALTFEDCVIPAENLLGAEGQGFRLAMVALDGGRIGIASQACGVARAALEATVSYVKDRKAFGQAIGDFQGPRFMIADMRTQIDAAELLTLRAAHLKDLKQPFSREASMAKLFASETSNRVCDKAVQLHGGYGYIDEFPVERYFRDARVQTIYEGTSEVQRMVIARESFRLLG
- a CDS encoding TetR/AcrR family transcriptional regulator, whose translation is MARPRKFEADDAVRRAMEVFWERGYAAATPQELGERMGLGRGSLYNAFESKQHLFERALRHYHAHEAPKLLALLRPPGSIKERLRALFLAVIQADVGDPARRGCLAINTAIELAGRDAAAARLASEMFARTEQHFLELVEEGQRTGEVDASRDARALASLLLNHLTGLRVLGKTAEDTTRLTRIVDELLRIL
- a CDS encoding thiolase family protein, yielding MARDVVIVGAARTPIGAFQGALSKLTAPQLGAVAIKAALERAGVKPETVQEVIMGNVLQAGVGQAPARQATLFAGLPETVPATTLNKVCGSGLKAVIAGAQAIALGEADVVVVGGMESMSNAPYVSHTMRGGARMGNVEFKDAMILDGLWDVYGNVHMGNCAEECATSQGISRAQQDEFALESTRRAIQSQKDGLFAAEIVPVQVPGKKPDEAVTVSEDEGPKNAKPEKIPGLKPVFKKDGTVTAANASSINDGAAALVLMSEEKAQAEGRTILGRITGYAQAARKPVEFTIAPADAINTLLKKKGVAAADVDLWEINEAFAVVSIANNRILNLDPSKVNVRGGGVVLGHPIGASGARVLVTLLQTMKDLGKKRGVASLCIGGGEGIALMVER
- a CDS encoding N-acyl homoserine lactonase family protein; the encoded protein is MAPFRPLLPSLLLLSLGGACAHHAEPSADAAQAPQERPASIRLYTLDCGRIDVHDMGFFADGSHPNGQRGTMSVPCFVIQHPQGVLLWDTGLDDAISKSPEGVVDPVGPRFFVHATLQAQLARLELSTSNIRYVGFSHLHADHAGNANAFFASTWLVQRKELEWATATPAPLGVDPTRFSAWRQAKVELLDGDRDVFGDGTVRILSTPGHTPGHQSLQVTLAKTGTLVLSGDLCHLRENWEHDGVPGFNTSRQETLTSMARVRSLVKDTHGRFVIQHVPEDFASLPEFPAYLE